A window from Gossypium raimondii isolate GPD5lz chromosome 7, ASM2569854v1, whole genome shotgun sequence encodes these proteins:
- the LOC105799294 gene encoding uncharacterized protein LOC105799294, whose amino-acid sequence MSTIEVRGPSLRGYRRRKALLDLNVPPTEIREQEGTSQQAGSEQLTAQPVQPPPSATIDVEAIDDDVIESSAIAFSAAKNNSRRSRGRTVVDVDSGRPARSTNNNLNRCRRLPPTPVVINCDRYINLESSPQSMVKEITKPQPLPKEPTFTCPICMGSLNEEMSTRCGHIFCKACIKAAIAAQGKCPTCRKRVTVKELIRVFLPSAS is encoded by the exons ATGAGCACAATAGAAGTGAGGGGGCCTTCTCTTAGAGGGTATCGACGAAGGAAGGCACTCCTGGATCTCAATGTTCCTCCCACTGAAATCAGGGAACAGGAGGGTACTTCGCAGCAGGCTGGATCTGAGCAACTGACTGCTCAACCCGTACAGCCTCCACCATCTGCAACTATTGATGTTGAAGCTATTGATGATGATGTAATTGAATCTTCTGCTATAGCATTCTCAGCG GCTAAAAACAATTCTAGGAGAAGCCGTGGAAGGACTGTTGTTGACGTAGATTCAG GGCGGCCTGCTCGGTCAACTAATAATAACCTGAACAGGTGCAGGAGACTTCCTCCGACCCCAGTAGTTATCAATTGTGATCGGTATATCAATTTGGAGAGTTCACCGCAGTCTATG GTCAAGGAAATTACAAAGCCCCAGCCACTTCCCAAGGAGCCAACCTTCACTTGTCCAATTTGTATGGGTTCATTAAATGAGGAGATGTCAACAAGATGTGGGCACATTTTCTGCAAGGCATGCATCAAAGCTGCAATAGCAGCCCAGGGAAAATGCCCAACTTGCAGGAAAAGAGTGACTGTAAAGGAACTAATTAGGGTCTTCCTTCCATCAGCCAGCTGA